The Roseovarius indicus genome has a segment encoding these proteins:
- a CDS encoding sulfotransferase family 2 domain-containing protein, producing MAEPFDYFVVFAEMRTGSNFLESNLNAFEGFTCHGEAFNPHFIGYPNKTEILGVTQAEREADPSVLVDAIRDRTEGMGGFRFFHDHDPRVLDICLDDPRCAKIVLTRNPAESYVSWKIAQATGQWKLTNVKRRKDSQIEFDAKEFEEHVSRLQMFQVFLMNRLQVTGQTAFYVDYEDLQDVEVMNGLARFLGSEERLEKLDESLKKQNPSALSEKVSNYDAMERSISGLDMFNLSRTPNFEPRRGPAVPGFVTGAHASLLYMPMRAGPEAEVLEWLAGLDGVPVDTLPTQMNQKGLRQWMRRNTGHRSFTVLRHPVARAHAAFCTRILPRGPGTFAEIRKTLRNFYKLPIPGDQPGENYDVAAHRAAFVAFLEFLRANLNGQTSIRVDAHWATQAAALQGMAQFTLPDLIIREEEMGPALDRLAREMGYRKAEPPKAAAANGPHALKDIYDAEIEALAAQVYQRDYLLFGFEAWG from the coding sequence ATGGCGGAGCCGTTCGATTATTTCGTGGTGTTCGCCGAAATGCGGACGGGGTCGAATTTCCTTGAGAGCAACCTGAACGCGTTCGAGGGCTTCACCTGTCATGGCGAGGCGTTCAACCCGCATTTCATCGGCTACCCCAACAAGACCGAGATCCTTGGCGTGACCCAGGCGGAGCGGGAGGCTGATCCTTCCGTTCTGGTCGACGCCATCCGGGACCGGACCGAGGGGATGGGCGGGTTCCGGTTCTTCCACGATCATGACCCGCGGGTGCTGGATATCTGCCTTGACGATCCGCGCTGTGCCAAGATCGTTCTCACCCGCAACCCGGCCGAAAGCTATGTCTCGTGGAAGATCGCGCAGGCGACGGGCCAATGGAAGCTGACCAACGTCAAGCGGCGCAAGGACAGCCAGATCGAATTCGACGCGAAGGAATTCGAGGAGCATGTCTCGCGGCTTCAGATGTTCCAGGTGTTCCTGATGAACCGGCTGCAGGTGACTGGGCAGACGGCGTTTTACGTCGATTACGAAGATTTGCAGGATGTCGAGGTGATGAACGGGCTGGCGCGGTTCCTCGGGTCGGAGGAGCGGCTGGAGAAGCTTGACGAGTCACTGAAGAAGCAGAACCCGAGCGCGCTGTCGGAGAAAGTGTCGAATTACGACGCGATGGAGCGGTCGATCTCGGGGCTGGACATGTTCAACCTGAGCCGCACGCCGAATTTCGAACCGCGGCGGGGGCCGGCGGTGCCGGGATTCGTGACGGGCGCGCATGCTTCGCTGTTGTACATGCCGATGCGGGCCGGGCCGGAGGCGGAGGTGCTGGAGTGGTTGGCGGGGCTGGATGGCGTGCCGGTCGACACGCTGCCGACGCAGATGAACCAGAAGGGGCTGCGGCAATGGATGCGGCGCAACACGGGGCATCGGAGCTTTACGGTGTTGCGTCATCCGGTGGCGCGGGCCCATGCCGCGTTCTGCACCCGGATCCTGCCGCGCGGGCCGGGGACGTTTGCCGAGATCCGGAAGACCCTGCGCAATTTCTACAAGCTGCCCATCCCGGGCGATCAGCCGGGTGAAAACTATGACGTTGCGGCGCACCGTGCGGCGTTTGTCGCGTTCCTGGAATTCCTGCGCGCCAACCTGAACGGGCAGACCAGCATTCGCGTCGATGCGCATTGGGCGACGCAGGCAGCGGCGTTGCAGGGAATGGCGCAATTCACCCTGCCCGATCTCATCATCCGGGAAGAGGAGATGGGACCGGCGCTGGACCGGCTGGCGCGGGAGATGGGCTATCGGAAGGCCGAACCGCCCAAGGCGGCGGCCGCGAACGGCCCGCATGCGCTGAAAGATATCTACGACGCCGAGATCGAGGCGCTGGCCGCGCAGGTCTATCAGCGCGACTACCTGCTTTTCGGCTTCGAGGCGTGGGGCTGA
- a CDS encoding glycosyltransferase family 2 protein, with protein sequence MRLRRKRAQIRAWRKHFAVKPVRDRTDRIKPGDILLFSTFRNENVRLPYFLQYYRKLGVSHFLMVDNDSDDGGREFLTGQPDVSLWTTKASYKRSRFGVDWLNWLQRKYGDGHWTLVVDPDELFVYPFCDTRPVRALTDWLDSSGVRSFGAMLLDMYPKGRIDAVNYRPGQDPVEIAAWFDPGNYMIERNPSYWNLWIQGGPRARVFFPDRPKKAPALNKIPLVKWDRHYAYVSSTHTLLPRGLNLTYDQWGGEKASGVLLHTKFLDTLPEKAEEELKRRQHYSGSVEYKAYAENIHQNPELWCNWSEKYINWRQLEILGLMSKGNWA encoded by the coding sequence ATGCGGCTGCGCCGGAAGCGGGCGCAGATCAGGGCCTGGCGCAAGCATTTTGCCGTGAAGCCGGTGCGCGACCGGACCGACCGGATCAAGCCGGGGGATATCCTGCTGTTCTCGACCTTCCGGAACGAGAACGTGCGCCTGCCGTATTTCCTGCAGTATTATCGCAAGCTGGGCGTGTCGCATTTCCTGATGGTCGACAATGACAGCGACGATGGCGGGCGGGAGTTTCTGACCGGGCAGCCCGACGTGTCGTTGTGGACGACCAAGGCCAGCTACAAGCGGTCGCGCTTCGGGGTGGACTGGCTCAACTGGTTGCAGCGGAAATACGGCGACGGGCACTGGACGCTGGTTGTCGACCCCGATGAGCTGTTCGTCTACCCGTTCTGTGACACGCGGCCGGTGCGGGCGCTGACCGACTGGCTGGACAGTTCCGGCGTGCGGTCGTTCGGGGCGATGTTGCTGGACATGTACCCCAAGGGCCGGATCGACGCGGTGAACTATCGCCCCGGGCAGGACCCGGTCGAGATCGCGGCATGGTTCGACCCGGGCAACTACATGATCGAGCGGAACCCGTCTTACTGGAACCTGTGGATTCAGGGCGGGCCGCGGGCGCGGGTCTTCTTTCCTGACCGGCCCAAGAAGGCGCCGGCGCTGAACAAGATACCGCTTGTGAAATGGGACCGGCATTATGCCTATGTCAGCTCGACCCATACGCTTTTGCCGCGGGGATTGAACCTGACTTATGACCAGTGGGGCGGCGAGAAGGCGAGCGGCGTGCTGCTTCATACCAAGTTCCTCGACACCCTGCCGGAGAAGGCCGAGGAAGAGTTGAAGCGGCGGCAGCATTACTCGGGAAGCGTGGAATACAAAGCATACGCAGAAAATATTCACCAGAATCCAGAGCTTTGGTGCAATTGGTCGGAAAAATATATAAACTGGCGTCAACTAGAGATACTCGGACTGATGTCAAAGGGTAACTGGGCTTGA
- a CDS encoding glycosyltransferase family 2 protein: protein MGWLSEASTKYRLRWKRRRLLFRALRKRRQLSPVIDRTSQIKPGAILTASTVRNEAVRLPFFLEHHRKLGVEHFLFVDNESDDGTREYLAEQPDVSLWSTKHSYRLSRFGLDWLTWLMIKHAHGHWCLTLDADEILIYPHHDTRPLPALVEWLERTGRSSFGTLMLDMYPKGPVKAQEYRPGEDPFETLCWFDAGNYMIQKQPKQQNLWIQGGVRARCFFAEEPRKAPTMGKVPLVKWSRRYVYINSTHALLPRDLNLVYDEDGGEETSGLLLHTKFLHTIVEKSAEEKERGEHFANSELYDAYYDALVENPDLWCEASTRLTSWRQLEAMGLMSRGNWI from the coding sequence ATGGGCTGGCTTTCGGAGGCGTCGACGAAATACAGGCTGCGCTGGAAGCGGCGGCGGCTGTTGTTCCGTGCGCTTCGGAAACGCCGGCAGCTTTCCCCGGTCATCGACCGTACGTCTCAGATAAAGCCGGGCGCCATTCTCACCGCCTCGACCGTGCGGAACGAGGCGGTGCGCCTGCCGTTCTTCCTTGAGCATCACCGCAAACTGGGGGTCGAGCACTTCCTGTTCGTCGACAACGAAAGCGATGACGGCACGCGGGAGTACCTTGCTGAACAGCCCGACGTGTCGCTGTGGTCGACGAAGCATAGCTATCGGCTGTCGCGGTTCGGGCTCGACTGGCTGACATGGCTGATGATCAAGCACGCGCACGGGCATTGGTGCCTGACGCTGGATGCCGACGAGATCTTGATCTATCCGCATCATGACACGCGGCCCCTGCCCGCGCTGGTCGAATGGCTGGAGCGGACGGGGCGAAGCTCGTTCGGGACGCTGATGCTGGACATGTACCCCAAGGGGCCGGTGAAGGCGCAGGAGTACCGCCCCGGCGAGGACCCGTTCGAGACGCTGTGCTGGTTCGATGCGGGGAATTACATGATCCAGAAGCAGCCGAAGCAGCAGAACCTGTGGATCCAGGGCGGCGTGCGGGCGCGGTGCTTCTTTGCCGAGGAGCCGCGCAAGGCGCCGACCATGGGAAAGGTTCCGCTGGTGAAGTGGAGCCGGCGGTACGTGTATATCAATTCGACGCATGCGCTTTTGCCGCGCGATCTGAACCTCGTCTATGACGAGGATGGCGGGGAAGAGACATCGGGCCTTTTGCTGCATACCAAGTTCCTGCACACGATTGTCGAGAAGTCGGCGGAGGAGAAAGAGCGGGGCGAGCATTTCGCCAATAGCGAGCTCTATGATGCCTATTACGACGCTCTCGTCGAAAACCCCGATCTGTGGTGCGAGGCGTCGACGCGACTGACAAGCTGGCGCCAGCTGGAGGCGATGGGGTTGATGTCGCGGGGTAACTGGATTTGA
- a CDS encoding PTS sugar transporter subunit IIA, which yields MDVSMILKPEAVRVLSGVSSKKRLFHELGMIVESAYDVSHTSAIDALQERESLGPTGVGHGVALPHARLDCVEEVIGAMVVLEKPINFDAVDRQPVDLVFSLFAPSDAGVEHLKALALVSRTLRDPALCAKLRANTDPATLYTILTEAQSVQAA from the coding sequence ATGGACGTTTCAATGATCCTCAAACCTGAGGCCGTGCGTGTATTGTCTGGTGTATCGAGCAAGAAAAGGCTCTTTCACGAACTCGGCATGATCGTCGAATCCGCCTATGACGTCAGCCACACCAGCGCGATCGATGCCCTGCAGGAGCGCGAAAGCCTCGGGCCGACGGGCGTCGGCCACGGTGTCGCCCTGCCCCATGCCCGTCTCGACTGCGTCGAGGAGGTGATCGGCGCGATGGTCGTACTCGAAAAACCCATCAACTTCGACGCGGTCGACCGCCAGCCGGTCGACCTCGTCTTTTCGCTCTTCGCGCCAAGCGATGCGGGGGTCGAACACCTCAAGGCACTGGCCCTGGTCTCGCGCACCCTGCGCGACCCGGCCCTTTGTGCCAAGCTGCGGGCCAATACCGACCCGGCCACGCTTTACACTATCCTGACGGAAGCGCAGTCGGTTCAGGCCGCCTGA
- a CDS encoding DUF5927 domain-containing protein, whose amino-acid sequence MSVGIIMLVHTAFDRAEQVARHWAAAGCPIVFHVDKNVPAKTYNAFVTSMADLPDIRFVKRHRCEWGTWGLVAATQTAGETMLEEFADVRHVYLASGACLPLRPVQELIDYLADRQTTDFIESATTADVPWTIGGLDQERFTLRFPFSWRRQRYLFDKYVQFQRAVGYKRHIPNGVVPHMGSQWWCLTRQTLSAILEDPERKAYDRYFRRVWIPDESYFQTLARLYSRKIESRSLTLSKFDYQGKPHIFYDDHLQLLRRSDCFVARKIWPFANRLYEAFLTDQDSAMKRTEPNPGKIDRIFSKAVERRTRGRPGLYMQSRFPAPGREGGMTCAQYSVFEGFSDLFENFEPWLAKVTGARVHGHLFAKERVEYSDGQIVMNGALSDSAKLRDYNKRAFLTNLIWNTRGERQCFQFGPRDMIEKIDWDIAKDPNAQISVITGAWAIPLFKSNKNFSDIRKEAALLQQIESEHLKVLRSEWAKARIRIWTLAEFIEAPMEPLQTVIDEIGKQYQRGLAEVPKMADLTGFGQFLQNLKNQGMHPYLMGDFPVAHGRHEPQPGKRKPYLVQ is encoded by the coding sequence ATGAGTGTCGGCATCATCATGCTGGTTCATACGGCGTTCGACCGGGCCGAGCAGGTGGCCCGGCACTGGGCCGCCGCCGGCTGCCCCATCGTGTTTCACGTCGACAAGAATGTCCCTGCCAAGACCTACAACGCTTTCGTCACGTCGATGGCGGATCTGCCCGATATCCGCTTCGTCAAGCGGCACCGGTGCGAATGGGGCACCTGGGGCCTTGTCGCGGCGACCCAGACGGCGGGCGAGACGATGCTCGAGGAGTTTGCCGATGTGCGGCATGTCTACCTCGCCTCTGGCGCCTGCCTTCCCCTGCGGCCGGTGCAGGAGCTGATCGACTATCTTGCCGACCGCCAGACCACGGATTTCATCGAGTCCGCCACCACGGCGGACGTGCCGTGGACGATCGGCGGGCTTGACCAGGAGCGCTTTACCCTGCGGTTTCCGTTCTCCTGGCGGCGGCAACGCTATCTTTTCGACAAGTACGTGCAGTTCCAGCGCGCCGTGGGGTACAAGCGGCACATTCCCAATGGCGTCGTGCCGCATATGGGAAGCCAGTGGTGGTGCCTGACGCGGCAGACGCTGTCGGCCATCCTGGAGGACCCCGAGCGCAAGGCGTATGACCGCTATTTCCGGCGTGTCTGGATCCCCGACGAGAGCTATTTTCAGACGCTGGCGCGGCTTTATTCCCGAAAGATCGAAAGCCGGTCGCTGACTCTGTCGAAGTTCGATTACCAGGGCAAGCCGCATATCTTCTACGACGATCACCTTCAGCTTTTGCGGCGGTCGGATTGCTTTGTCGCGCGCAAGATCTGGCCCTTTGCGAACCGGCTTTACGAGGCGTTCCTGACCGATCAGGACAGCGCGATGAAGCGGACCGAGCCGAACCCGGGGAAGATCGACCGGATCTTCTCGAAGGCGGTCGAGCGGCGGACGCGGGGGCGGCCGGGGCTTTACATGCAGAGCCGGTTTCCCGCGCCGGGCCGCGAGGGCGGGATGACCTGTGCGCAATACTCGGTCTTCGAGGGGTTCAGCGACCTTTTCGAGAATTTCGAACCGTGGCTGGCCAAGGTCACCGGGGCGCGGGTGCATGGCCACCTGTTCGCCAAGGAGCGTGTGGAGTATTCCGACGGGCAGATCGTGATGAACGGCGCGCTGAGCGACAGCGCGAAGCTGCGGGATTACAACAAGCGGGCCTTCCTGACCAACCTGATCTGGAACACGCGGGGCGAGCGGCAGTGCTTTCAGTTCGGGCCGCGGGACATGATCGAGAAGATCGACTGGGACATCGCGAAGGACCCGAATGCGCAGATCTCGGTGATCACCGGGGCGTGGGCCATTCCGTTGTTCAAGTCGAACAAGAATTTCTCGGACATCCGGAAAGAGGCCGCGCTTTTGCAGCAGATCGAGAGCGAGCATCTGAAGGTGTTGCGCTCGGAATGGGCGAAGGCGCGGATCCGGATCTGGACGCTGGCGGAGTTCATAGAGGCCCCGATGGAGCCGTTACAGACCGTGATCGACGAGATCGGCAAGCAGTATCAGCGCGGCCTGGCGGAGGTGCCGAAGATGGCCGACCTGACCGGGTTCGGCCAGTTCCTGCAGAACCTCAAGAACCAGGGGATGCACCCCTACCTGATGGGCGATTTCCCGGTGGCGCATGGCCGCCACGAGCCGCAGCCCGGCAAACGCAAACCCTACCTGGTGCAGTAA